CGCGATGTGGAGAGCGCCGTGTATTGCATCAATCCTGCGCCTGTTGTAATAGCGCCTAATACTTCATTAGACCAGCTTACAGGTCAATTTCAGTTCGCCTTAAGTTGATGCTGGATATACTATACCAGGATGATAATTTAATTGCCATTAACAAACCACACGGTTTATTGGTGCATCGTTCATCAATAGCTGCCGATGCGGAAGAATTTGCTTTGCAGATATTACGCGATCAGGTAGGGAAGAAGGTTAACCCGGTGCACCGCATCGATAGGAAAACAGGGGGCGTATTGCTGTTTGCGTTTGATAAGCCTACCGAGATTGCCATGCAACAAGCATTTATGGAAAACAGGGTTAATAAAAAGTACCTGGCTATTGTACGCGGCTACACGCCGGATGCAGAAGAAATTAATTACCCTTTACGCAAAGAGAACGGCACTTTACAGGATGCCTTAACGCGATATACCACTTTAAAACATGCTGAACTACAGGTGGCATATGGTTCGCACCCTACATCGCGTTACTCGCTGGTACAGGCGGTGCCGCAAACCGGGCGTATGCACCAATTGCGCAAACATTTCGCCCATATATTCCATCCCATTATTGGCGACCGTACCCATGGTTGTAATAAGCAGAATAAATTATTTAAGGAAACCTGGGAGATGGAAACCATGTTATTACATGCCGAGGAGTTAAGTTTCACTCATCCGGTTACTAAAACAACCGTTACCATAAATGCACCGTTTCAGCCGGAATTTCTTAGGGTGATGGAGATAATGAGCTGGTGAAAATATTACAAAATATTAAAATTTACTGTAGTACTTTTGCGGTAAATCACGAAAATAATAAAATATCTTGAACGAATAGATGAAAAGAGTTGTAGTAACCGGCATGGGGGTAGTTTCGGCTACCGGAAATGACATAGTCACTTTTTGGAATAATATAATTGAAGGTAACAGCCCGGCTAAACCTATAACTCGTTTTAACCCCGAGAAGTTTAAAACACGCTTTGCCACACAGATAGAAGGATTTGACGTTACACAATATTTAGATAGAAACGAACTTAAAAGGAGCGACCTATATACGCAATATGCATTAATTGCAGCCGAACAAGCTATTAAAGATTCGGGCTTTGACATAAATAACATGTCGCCCTTTGATATAGGGGTGATATTTGGCACCGCACAAGGTGGCATGGAAACGCTTGAGCAACAATACAGGGAGTATGCCGCATCCGGCTTCGAGCCGCATTTTAATCCATTCTTTATTCCAAAAACTTTGGTAAACATGGCCGCGGGCCTTATCTCTATCAAGTTTGGTTTTATGGGCTTAAACTTCTCTACAGCATCGGCCTGCGCAAGTGCCAATACCGCTATTATGGATGCTTTTAATTATATCCGTTTTGGCAAAGCTAAGATCATTATCACGGGCGGTTCAGATGCGCCTATCAGCGAAGCATCTATAGGTGGTTATAATTCATTAAAAGCCCTATCAACACGTAACGATGACCCGACAAAGGCGTCGCGCCCCTTTGATGTAGAAAGAGACGGATTTGTAATGGGCGAAGGATCCGGTATTTTAGTTTTAGAGGAGTACGAACATGCCAAGGCACGTGGCGCACATATCTATTGCGAGGTTGCAGGCGCCGCCATGACATCTGATGCCTACCACATCACAGCAACCCATCCCGAAGGTAAAGGTGCCATACAGGGCATGAAACTGGCCTTACAAGACGGAGGATTAAAGGCAAGCGATATAGCTTTTGTAAACGCCCATGCTACATCAACACCTGTTGGCGATATAAGCGAGGCAAAAGCAATCCACGCCGTGTTTAACGGTAACGACAATTTGCATATTAGCGCAACCAAGTCGGTAACCGGTCACTTACTGGGTGCTGCAGGGGCGGTTGAAGCTATAATAGCTGTAAAAGCCATTACCGATGGTATTGTGCCGCCAACCATCAACACACAAAATATTGATCCGGAGATACCTAAAGGCCTTAAAATTGTGATAAACGAAGCTATTGAGAAAAAGGTGGATGCTGCCTTAAGCAATACCTTTGGCTTTGGCGGGCATAACGGTATAGTAGTATTCAAAAAAATATAAACAGCTATGAGTAATAACGAAGTAATGAAAAAATTGCGTGTAGCATTACAGCTGCGCGATGATGATATAATTAAAATACTGGAGCTGGCCAATTTCCGAACTACCAAAACTGAGTTGAGCGCTATTTTCAGGGCGGATGATCATCCAAACTTTATGCCTTGTAAAGACCAGTTGCTGCGTAATTTTTTAAATGGCCTGGTTATATACAAACGTGGCCCGATGCCAAAAAAGGAAACTAAGAAAGATAGCGAATAATTAGTGCCCGCTAACAGGTTCTTTTTGAATAAGCCTGTATTTGCCGCTCTTTATCAGCCTTTGCTGCTCGGGACTGAAAGATTCGCGCCCGCCAAAATCCTGCACCCAATATTCATCCTTTTCTGCAACGCCTACTTCTTTAAAGTCGGGGTTCATCAAGTTACGACAGTGGCCCTCGCTTTTAAACCATCCGGACATCACTTCTTCAATGCTGTTTTGGCCCCAGGCAATATTCTCACCAACAGTAAAGCTTTTGTATCCCTTAAAGTAATAGCCGGCAAAAACAATACGGTCGCTCATGCTGCGGCCATCTTTACTGGTGTGGCTAAAATATTTTTTGCTGGCCATATCCTTAGCATGCCCGTGTGCGGCTTTTTCCAGTTCATCGTTCCAAACTAAAGGAGGGGCGGGTGCAAACCATTGGTCGCCGCAGTTACAGCCTTTTTGGCGCGTTTTATTTATAAGGTTTAAAAAGCTTTGCTTAAAGTTGGAATAGCTACCAGGCTCGTTTGTGTTATTAAACGAACTTAATACCGCTACAACGGCTACGGCCAATAATAAAATGTGTTTTTTCATGCTAAACATCAGACAAAACAAAAAGCCTGTAGTTTAATACAGGCTTTTATTTAAACAGCAAAAAAGCTGTTGTATTGTATTATTATAATGACGCCAGTTTTTTGGCTGAATTAGTTTTGATGCTTTTTTTTGCGTAAACCTTCTTCTTTACTACCGAATCAACCTTTTTGATTTGGGCAGAGTCTTGCGGATTTTGTGCCGCCATTAACTTTAACTCTTCATCCTTTTTAATATTCTCATATATCTCCGCAGACCGTTTTGAAGCTAAAGCGCCGTTTTCCGGGTCATTCATTCTGTTATATAAAAAAGCAAAGTTTTGTTGTACTAATGCTTCCAGCTTAGGCAGTTTATTTTTTGTAGATAGTATCAAAGCCTCATTCAAATCGCGCATGGCCAGCTTGTAATCTTTATTATCCATTTTAACACTAGCCAGCCTTACCAGCGATGTTATCACGTTGAAATTATCCTTGTAACCGCGCGATATCTTATTAGACTGTAGTAAGAACCATTTTGCCTGGCTGTATTTTTTTTGTGACTGGTACACTTTAGCCAGATAATCAAAACAGGTACGCATACCTAACGTGTCTTCGTAATAACTAAAGTTTTTTAATGCCAACAGCGAGTAGTTCAGCGCTTCGCCCTGGTAGTAGAGCTTTACGCCGCGGTGCTTTATGGTATCGTACTTTAAATATTCGGCAGCAATTTGTTTATAAATGTTGCCCTTTAAAGTATCGTTTGTGGTAAGCTGTAATTTTGTTTTAAGGCTATCAAGGTCGCCCGCTTTAGCAGATAGGTTGGCTACGGCTATAAAAAGTGAGATAAGGGTAATAAGTTTTTTCATCTGAGTACAGATTGCTAATAGTATACATTTACTATTCAAATTTTATGCCTGTTTTATTTAGCGATAAAATTGCAGCGTATGTTTACCATCAAATGATATTTTGGCTATAAAAGCAAACCAATACGCGTCAAAGTTGAACAAAATATATTCCTTAACAAAAAGAATATAAGTAAATAAGCTAAACAGTAGTATATAATACTATACAGTTAAGGGATTTTAAAAAACAAATTACTGTATAAATTTCTGGTAATTAACGAGGAAACGTTTTAAAAAGCCCCACCTGGAAAGTAATAGATTGTATAAACTAATACCTAATGTAGCACATATTATGCCTGCAAGCACATCGAGCACATAATGGTGGCTGGCATAAACAGCTGTAAACCATATGCCGACTGTAACCGTAGCAAAAATTACATTAACCCAGCCCAGGCGGTTTCTGATAGCGTAGTATAACACTATAACCGGGTATGCCGAATGCAAGGAGGGCATGGCAGCAAATACGTTAGAGCCTTTCGCGTAAATAGATTGAAATATAGTAACGTTAAAATACTTGTCGAACCGTGCTAAACCAGCGGTATTACCCATGGTTAGGGGCACAAAGTTGAACCCATGCACCTGTATATACCACGGTGGTGCAGCAGGGTAGGTATAATATACTACAAAACCCAACAGGTTTACCAGTAAAAAGGTTAAAGAAAAGCTTAAAAATTCCCGTTTATTTTTAAAAAACATAAAGGCTGCAAAGCCCAGTGGAACAGGTATCCAGCATAGATAAAATATACCGGCAAAGATATCTATTAAGGTGTTCTTCTTTAACAGCAGATACTCGTTGGGAGTCAAAATGACGCCGTTAACGTTAATACCAAATAGGCTTTTTTCGGCATTGTACAAACCACCTATAGCAACCTGGTTGTAATTATAATTAGGGAATGCCTTCATATAATCAAAAATTATCCAGTAAACTATAAATATGGTAAAGCCTAAAATAAACTTACGGGTAATTACCGAAGCATAAAATAGTACGTTGAATATGCCTATAAGTACCAGTTGATCGGTTTTAAAGCCAACCATGAAGTAGGAGAGAAGTAAATATGCGAATGATGTACCGGTTACAATACTTATTGTTTTTGTATCGATATGTATATCATCGCCAACAGCATTAGCCATTCTGCTTTTTAATGAAATCTGAATTGAAAATTTTATCCCAAAGAGGCGAGCTTACACCGTAACCCTTTGTTGGATCCTGATAGTGGTGCAGCATGTGATGCTGTTTGATGCTTTTCCAGAATGAGCCCTTAAAGTTAAAGT
This portion of the Inquilinus sp. KBS0705 genome encodes:
- a CDS encoding CAP domain-containing protein; its protein translation is MKKHILLLAVAVVAVLSSFNNTNEPGSYSNFKQSFLNLINKTRQKGCNCGDQWFAPAPPLVWNDELEKAAHGHAKDMASKKYFSHTSKDGRSMSDRIVFAGYYFKGYKSFTVGENIAWGQNSIEEVMSGWFKSEGHCRNLMNPDFKEVGVAEKDEYWVQDFGGRESFSPEQQRLIKSGKYRLIQKEPVSGH
- a CDS encoding DUF1456 family protein, with the protein product MSNNEVMKKLRVALQLRDDDIIKILELANFRTTKTELSAIFRADDHPNFMPCKDQLLRNFLNGLVIYKRGPMPKKETKKDSE
- a CDS encoding pseudouridylate synthase, producing MLDILYQDDNLIAINKPHGLLVHRSSIAADAEEFALQILRDQVGKKVNPVHRIDRKTGGVLLFAFDKPTEIAMQQAFMENRVNKKYLAIVRGYTPDAEEINYPLRKENGTLQDALTRYTTLKHAELQVAYGSHPTSRYSLVQAVPQTGRMHQLRKHFAHIFHPIIGDRTHGCNKQNKLFKETWEMETMLLHAEELSFTHPVTKTTVTINAPFQPEFLRVMEIMSW
- the fabF gene encoding beta-ketoacyl-ACP synthase II, which gives rise to MKRVVVTGMGVVSATGNDIVTFWNNIIEGNSPAKPITRFNPEKFKTRFATQIEGFDVTQYLDRNELKRSDLYTQYALIAAEQAIKDSGFDINNMSPFDIGVIFGTAQGGMETLEQQYREYAASGFEPHFNPFFIPKTLVNMAAGLISIKFGFMGLNFSTASACASANTAIMDAFNYIRFGKAKIIITGGSDAPISEASIGGYNSLKALSTRNDDPTKASRPFDVERDGFVMGEGSGILVLEEYEHAKARGAHIYCEVAGAAMTSDAYHITATHPEGKGAIQGMKLALQDGGLKASDIAFVNAHATSTPVGDISEAKAIHAVFNGNDNLHISATKSVTGHLLGAAGAVEAIIAVKAITDGIVPPTINTQNIDPEIPKGLKIVINEAIEKKVDAALSNTFGFGGHNGIVVFKKI
- a CDS encoding inositol phosphorylceramide synthase, producing the protein MANAVGDDIHIDTKTISIVTGTSFAYLLLSYFMVGFKTDQLVLIGIFNVLFYASVITRKFILGFTIFIVYWIIFDYMKAFPNYNYNQVAIGGLYNAEKSLFGINVNGVILTPNEYLLLKKNTLIDIFAGIFYLCWIPVPLGFAAFMFFKNKREFLSFSLTFLLVNLLGFVVYYTYPAAPPWYIQVHGFNFVPLTMGNTAGLARFDKYFNVTIFQSIYAKGSNVFAAMPSLHSAYPVIVLYYAIRNRLGWVNVIFATVTVGIWFTAVYASHHYVLDVLAGIICATLGISLYNLLLSRWGFLKRFLVNYQKFIQ